Within the Pseudomonas guangdongensis genome, the region GGTGCGGTTGCTCAGCTGGATGTCCACCCGCAGCTGTGGGTGCCGGGCCATGAACTGGTTGACCAGCGGCACCACGAAGCGCTCGCCGTAGGCCACCCCGCAGGTCATGCGCAGCAGGCCCTTGGGCTCGGCGGACAGGTCGCCGACCGCCCGCCAGGCGTCCTCGCGGGCGTCCTGCAGGCTGCGGCAGTGCTGCAGGAAGATCTGCCCGGCCTCGGTCAGGCTGACCCGCCGGGTGCTGCGATGCAGCAGGCGGCTCTGCAGGCGTTCTTCGAGCTGGGCGATGCGCCGGCTGACATGGGACGAGGACACCCCGAGGCGCTCGGCGGCGGCGGTGAACTGGCCGCACTCGGCGACGGCGACGAACTCGTCCAGCCCATCCCATTGGCTCATGGGGATTCTCCGGTGGGGCAGGGGATTGTCCCTGTGTGGCAATAATGTTTTTCCAAGCGGGCGATTATTCCTCAAAAGCCGCTGATCTACACTGTGCGGCACATTCCGGCGCAGGTTTCGCCCTGTGCCGTCCGCGTATCGCCAGGAGCCTTCCGATGATCAAATCCCGTGCCGCCGTCGCCTTCGCCCCCAACCAGCCGCTGCAGATCGTCGAGGTGGACGTCGCGCCGCCGCAGGCCGGCGAGGTGCTGGTGCGCATCGTCGCCAGCGGCGTGTGCCACACCGACGCCTACACCCTGTCCGGCCAGGACAGTGAGGGCGTGTTCCCCTGCATCCTCGGCCACGAGGGCGGCGGCATCGTCGAGGCGGTGGGCGAGGGCGTCACCTCGGTGCAGGTCGGCGACCACGTGATCCCGCTGTATACCGCCGAGTGCCGCCAGTGCAAGTTCTGCACCTCCGGCAAGACCAACCTGTGCAGCTCGGTGCGTGCCACCCAGGGCAAGGGCCTGATGCCCGACGGCACCACCCGCTTCAGCTACAACGGCCAGCCGGTCTACCACTACATGGGCTGCTCGACCTTCTCCGAGTACACCGTGCTGCCGGAAGTCTCGGTGGCGGTGATTCCCAAGGAGGCACCGCTGGAGAAGGTCTGCCTGCTCGGCTGCGGCGTGACCACCGGCATCGGCGCGGTGCTCAACACCGCCAAGGTCACCGAGGGCTCCACCGTGGCGATCTTCGGCCTCGGCGGCATCGGCCTCGCGGCGATCATCGGCGCCAAGATGGCCAAGGCCTCGCGCATCATCGGCGTCGACATCAACCCGGCCAAGGAGGCCGTGGCCCGCGAGCTGGGCCTCACCGATTTCGTCAATCCGAAGGACCACGCCAAGCCGATCCAGGACGTGATCGTCGAGATGACCGACGGCGGCGTGGACTACAGCTTCGAGTGCATCGGCAACGTGCAGCTGATGCGCGCGGCGCTGGAGTGCTGCCACAAGGGCTGGGGCGAGTCGACCATCATCGGTGTGGCGCCGGCCGGCGCCGAGATCAGCACCCGGCCGTTCCAGCTGGTCACCGGCCGCGTCTGGCGCGGCAGCGCCTTCGGTGGCGTCAAGGGCCGCACCGAGCTGCCGAGCTACGTGGCGAAGTCGCAGAAGGGCGAGATCCCGCTGGATACCTTCATCACCCACACCATGGGTCTGGAGGACATCAACGAGGCCTTCGAGCTGATGGAGGAGGGCAAGAGCATCCGTACCGTCATCCACTTCTGAGGCGTGACACACCGCCCGCAATGATCGCGCCCATGCTTTCTGCATGGGCGCGCCGTTTCCGGACCTCATGCAAGGAGTTCCCCCCATGAGCCTCGAACTGCTTTCCAGCCAGAAGAGCTTCGGCGGCT harbors:
- a CDS encoding S-(hydroxymethyl)glutathione dehydrogenase/class III alcohol dehydrogenase is translated as MIKSRAAVAFAPNQPLQIVEVDVAPPQAGEVLVRIVASGVCHTDAYTLSGQDSEGVFPCILGHEGGGIVEAVGEGVTSVQVGDHVIPLYTAECRQCKFCTSGKTNLCSSVRATQGKGLMPDGTTRFSYNGQPVYHYMGCSTFSEYTVLPEVSVAVIPKEAPLEKVCLLGCGVTTGIGAVLNTAKVTEGSTVAIFGLGGIGLAAIIGAKMAKASRIIGVDINPAKEAVARELGLTDFVNPKDHAKPIQDVIVEMTDGGVDYSFECIGNVQLMRAALECCHKGWGESTIIGVAPAGAEISTRPFQLVTGRVWRGSAFGGVKGRTELPSYVAKSQKGEIPLDTFITHTMGLEDINEAFELMEEGKSIRTVIHF